A single region of the Gossypium arboreum isolate Shixiya-1 chromosome 12, ASM2569848v2, whole genome shotgun sequence genome encodes:
- the LOC108476514 gene encoding uncharacterized protein LOC108476514 isoform X2, translated as MAVSGLCFACKPHFSLRPPLFHCFRKIRFSSVAAIETLDESVIQGAHFSPAKNVNGEGSKLSQWKKLNSQDLGISTSNISKPTRKVLNGLKTKGYEVYLVGGCVRDLILKRTPKDFDIITTAELREVVKAFSRCEIIGRRFPICHVHMDDTIVEVSSFSTSARNFGRGLTYEIEKPAGSDKKDFVRWRNCLQRDFTINGLMFDPFARIIYDYMGGIEDIKKAKVRTVIPASTSFQEDGARILRAIRIAARLGFSFSRETAHFVKNLSCLILRLDKSRLLMEMNYMMAYGSAEASLRLLWKFGLLELLLPIQAAYFVRTGFRRRDKRSNMLLSLFSKLDRILAPNRPCYSSLWVGILAFHKALSNKPRDPLVVAAFSLAVHNGGDIPEAINIAKNINKSHDGSFHELSEPQNLGNLTLVNEVMDLAASVKSTLSEMTDEHFVSQAMSAYPQAPFSDLVFIPLALYLNVCKVFECVTMGAEKGFVAKQGSRIDYELLALGSLRETRHTFARVVFDTVYPLDRT; from the exons ATGGCGGTTTCAGGGCTATGCTTCGCCtgcaagccacatttctcacttCGTCCTCCTCTATTTCACTGCTTTCGCAAA ATTCGATTCAGTTCCGTCGCTGCAATCGAGACGCTTGATGAATCAGTAATTCAAGGCGCTCACTTTTCTCCTGCAAAAAATG TGAATGGAGAAGGAAGCAAATTGTCACAGTGGAAGAAGCTTAATTCTCAGGATCTTGGAATTAGCACTTCAAATATTTCCAAGCCAACAAGGAAAGTTCTTAATGGGCTCAAAACAAAAG GATATGAGGTTTACCTTGTAGGAGGTTGTGTTCGGGATCTTATTTTGAAGCGAACGCCTAAGGACTTCGATATTATTACTACAGCAGAACTCAGAGAG GTGGTGAAGGCATTTTCAcggtgtgaaataattggaaggCGGTTTCCTATATGCCATGTGCACATGGATGATACAATCGTGGAG GTTTCAAGTTTTAGCACATCTGCACGGAATTTTGGTAGGGGCCTAACCTATGAAATTGAAAAGCCTGCTGGCTCTGACAAGAAGGATTTTGTTCGTTGGAGAAATTGTTTACAGCGAGACTTCACAATTAATGG GTTAATGTTTGACCCATTTGCTAGGATAATTTATGACTACATGGGAGGAATTGAAGATATTAAAAAAGCTAAA GTACGAACTGTGATTCCCGCAAGTACCTCTTTTCAAGAGGATGGTG CTCGAATACTACGTGCGATAAGAATTGCTGCCCGGTTAGGCTTCAGTTTTTCTAGGGAAACAGCTCATTTTGTCAAAAATCTATCTTGTTTGATACTGAGACTGGATAAG TCAAGGCTTCTGATGGAAATGAACTACATGATGGCATATGGTTCTGCAGAAGCATCTTTAAGATTATTGTGGAAATTTGGGCTCCTAGAACTACTTTTGCCAATTCAG GCTGCCTATTTTGTTCGCACTGGTTTCCGGAGGCGTGATAAGAGATCTAATATGCTCTTG TCATTGTTTTCAAAATTGGATAGAATTCTGGCACCTAACAGACCATGCTACAGTAGTTTATG GGTTGGAATTCTAGCATTCCATAAAGCACTTTCAAACAAACCTAGAGATCCTTTGGTTGTTGCTGCATTTAGCCTTGCTGTCCACAATGGTGGAGATATACCGGAAGCGATAAATATTGCCAAGAACATCAACAAATCACATGATGGTAGCTTTCATGAGCTATCTGAACCACAGAATCTAGGGAATCTGACATTAGTAAATGAGGTTATGGATCTTGCTGCATCTGTTAAAAGCACTTTGAGTGAGATGACGGATGAACATTTTGTCTCTCAGGCAATGTCAGCATATCCTCAAGCCCCATTTTCAGACCTG GTATTTATACCATTGGCATTGTATTTGAATGTTTGCAAGGTCTTTGAGTGTGTGACAATGGGTGCGGAGAAGGGATTTGTAGCAAAGCAAGGTAGCCGGATTGACTATGAGTTGTTAGCATTAGGAAGCCTTAGGGAAACTCGACATACATTTGCTAGGGTTGTTTTTGATACGGTATACCCTCTTGACCGAACCTAA
- the LOC108480023 gene encoding coiled-coil domain-containing protein SCD2 isoform X1, which translates to MDRRRTESPVYGRQWSGSSSSGSSSPAHPLSRLQPGAAGGLSTIKRTQNVAAKAAAQRLAQVMASQTPDDDEEDDDLGFRFGGPPIPPTFSNNGLNRSTSPAISLTRPNRSPSPALGRNFVEHASSVRSTSAGRPAMAMRSTTPNLIPPNRTSVRTPVSIPPIDPPNRSRDKRFTADVGQLKVNDIGDQRETSALRDELDMLQEENENLLDKLRSAEERREEAESRARELEKQVASLGEGVSLEAKLLSRKEAALRQRETALKAAKQTKDGREEEIAALRSELENLKDGAAKAVEQLHEAESETKALRSMTQRMILTQEEMEEVVLKRCWLARYWGLAVQHGICADIAVSKHEYWSALAPLPFEVVVSAGQKAKEEAWDKGGGHSDRSKIVRDLNDLTGEGNIESMLSVEMGLRELASLKVEDAVVQALGRHKRLGLLHQSVSDSKSPGDPKLIDAFELSEEEREDVLFKEAWLTYFWRRAKVYGVEDDIAEERLEFWISHIGQTPTSHDAVDVDRGLYELQKLGIEQQLWEASRKGIDHPALASLSNHKDLDNT; encoded by the exons ATGGATCGTCGGAGGACAGAAAGTCCGGTATACGGCCGGCAGTGGAGTGGATCCAGCAGCTCCGGCTCGTCGTCTCCGGCGCATCCTCTTTCTCGGTTACAGCCTGGTGCTGCCGGTGGTCTTTCTACCATCAAACGCACACAAAATGTTGCCGCCAAAGCTGCTGCTCAACGACTCGCTCAAGTCATGGCTTCGCAGACCCCCGACGACGATGAGGAAGACGATGATCTAGGGTTCAGGTTCGGTGGTCCTCCTATACCTCCTACCTTCTCCAATAATGGATTAAACCGCAGTACTTCTCCAGCGATCTCTCTCACCCGGCCTAATAGATCTCCGTCCCCTGCG TTAGGTCGGAATTTTGTAGAGCATGCGTCTTCCGTGCGTTCCACGTCCGCAGGGAGGCCAGCAATGGCGATGCGGTCAACCACGCCAAATTTGATACCGCCGAATAGAACTTCAGTTCGCACGCCAGTTTCTATACCTCCGATTGATCCTCCTAATCGAAGTAGAGACAAAAG GTTTACAGCTGATGTAGGACAGCTCAAAGTAAACGACATTGGAGATCAGCGTGAAACTTCTGCACTTCGTGATGAA CTTGATATGCTACAAGAAGAGAATGAGAATCTACTTGACAAG CTTCGTTCTGCTGAAGAAAGACGTGAAGAAGCCGAATCAAGAGCTAGGGAGCTAGAGAAGCAG GTTGCTTCCTTAGGAGAAGGTGTATCTCTGGAAGCTAAATTATTAAGTAG GAAGGAGGCAGCTTTGCGTCAAAGAGAG ACTGCTCTTAAGGCTGCAAAACAGACAAAAGATGGTAGAGAGGAGGAGATTGCAGCCCTTCGTTCAGAACTTGAG AATTTGAAGGATGGGGCTGCTAAAGCTGTCGAACAGCTCCATGAAGCAGAATCTGAAACAAAAGCCCTTCGCTCAATGACACAAAGAATGATTTTGACTCAGGAAGAGATG GAGGAAGTTGTCCTAAAGAGATGTTGGCTTGCTCGTTACTGGGGATTGGCTGTACAGCATG GCATATGTGCAGATATAGCAGTGTCAAAGCATGAATACTGGTCGGCATTGGCTCCTCTTCCATTTGAAGTTGTTGTCTCAGCTGGACAAAAGGCTAAAGAGGAGGCCTGGGATAAAG GTGGTGGGCATTCAGACCGGAGTAAAATTGTCCGGGATCTGAATGATCTGACTGGAGAAGGAAATATTGAGAGTATGCTTTCAGTTGAAATGGGCCTTAGGGAATTAGCATCTTTGAAG GTTGAGGATGCTGTTGTACAGGCATTAGGCAGGCATAAGAGACTTGGTTTGCTTCATCAATCCGTCTCAG ATTCAAAGTCACCAGGTGATCCCAAGTTGATTGATGCATTTG AACTAAGTGAAGAGGAGAGAGAAGATGTTCTTTTCAAAGAG GCTTGGTTAACGTATTTCTGGAGAAGAGCCAAAGTGTATGGCGTGGAAGATGATATTGCAGAAGAGCGACTTGAGTTTTGGATTAGCCATATTGGACAGACCCCTACTTCCCATGATGCTGTGGATG TTGATCGAGGTTTATATGAGCTGCAGAAGTTAGGAATAGAACAACAGCTTTGGGAAGCATCTCGTAAAGGAATTGACCATCCAGCTCTTGCTTCTTTGTCTAATCACAAAGATCTCGACAACACTTag
- the LOC108480023 gene encoding coiled-coil domain-containing protein SCD2 isoform X2, with translation MAMRSTTPNLIPPNRTSVRTPVSIPPIDPPNRSRDKRFTADVGQLKVNDIGDQRETSALRDELDMLQEENENLLDKLRSAEERREEAESRARELEKQVASLGEGVSLEAKLLSRKEAALRQRETALKAAKQTKDGREEEIAALRSELENLKDGAAKAVEQLHEAESETKALRSMTQRMILTQEEMEEVVLKRCWLARYWGLAVQHGICADIAVSKHEYWSALAPLPFEVVVSAGQKAKEEAWDKGGGHSDRSKIVRDLNDLTGEGNIESMLSVEMGLRELASLKVEDAVVQALGRHKRLGLLHQSVSDSKSPGDPKLIDAFELSEEEREDVLFKEAWLTYFWRRAKVYGVEDDIAEERLEFWISHIGQTPTSHDAVDVDRGLYELQKLGIEQQLWEASRKGIDHPALASLSNHKDLDNT, from the exons ATGGCGATGCGGTCAACCACGCCAAATTTGATACCGCCGAATAGAACTTCAGTTCGCACGCCAGTTTCTATACCTCCGATTGATCCTCCTAATCGAAGTAGAGACAAAAG GTTTACAGCTGATGTAGGACAGCTCAAAGTAAACGACATTGGAGATCAGCGTGAAACTTCTGCACTTCGTGATGAA CTTGATATGCTACAAGAAGAGAATGAGAATCTACTTGACAAG CTTCGTTCTGCTGAAGAAAGACGTGAAGAAGCCGAATCAAGAGCTAGGGAGCTAGAGAAGCAG GTTGCTTCCTTAGGAGAAGGTGTATCTCTGGAAGCTAAATTATTAAGTAG GAAGGAGGCAGCTTTGCGTCAAAGAGAG ACTGCTCTTAAGGCTGCAAAACAGACAAAAGATGGTAGAGAGGAGGAGATTGCAGCCCTTCGTTCAGAACTTGAG AATTTGAAGGATGGGGCTGCTAAAGCTGTCGAACAGCTCCATGAAGCAGAATCTGAAACAAAAGCCCTTCGCTCAATGACACAAAGAATGATTTTGACTCAGGAAGAGATG GAGGAAGTTGTCCTAAAGAGATGTTGGCTTGCTCGTTACTGGGGATTGGCTGTACAGCATG GCATATGTGCAGATATAGCAGTGTCAAAGCATGAATACTGGTCGGCATTGGCTCCTCTTCCATTTGAAGTTGTTGTCTCAGCTGGACAAAAGGCTAAAGAGGAGGCCTGGGATAAAG GTGGTGGGCATTCAGACCGGAGTAAAATTGTCCGGGATCTGAATGATCTGACTGGAGAAGGAAATATTGAGAGTATGCTTTCAGTTGAAATGGGCCTTAGGGAATTAGCATCTTTGAAG GTTGAGGATGCTGTTGTACAGGCATTAGGCAGGCATAAGAGACTTGGTTTGCTTCATCAATCCGTCTCAG ATTCAAAGTCACCAGGTGATCCCAAGTTGATTGATGCATTTG AACTAAGTGAAGAGGAGAGAGAAGATGTTCTTTTCAAAGAG GCTTGGTTAACGTATTTCTGGAGAAGAGCCAAAGTGTATGGCGTGGAAGATGATATTGCAGAAGAGCGACTTGAGTTTTGGATTAGCCATATTGGACAGACCCCTACTTCCCATGATGCTGTGGATG TTGATCGAGGTTTATATGAGCTGCAGAAGTTAGGAATAGAACAACAGCTTTGGGAAGCATCTCGTAAAGGAATTGACCATCCAGCTCTTGCTTCTTTGTCTAATCACAAAGATCTCGACAACACTTag
- the LOC108476514 gene encoding uncharacterized protein LOC108476514 isoform X4, with the protein MAVSGLCFACKPHFSLRPPLFHCFRKVIPIRFSSVAAIETLDESVIQGAHFSPAKNVNGEGSKLSQWKKLNSQDLGISTSNISKPTRKVLNGLKTKGYEVYLVGGCVRDLILKRTPKDFDIITTAELREVVKAFSRCEIIGRRFPICHVHMDDTIVEVSSFSTSARNFGRGLTYEIEKPAGSDKKDFVRWRNCLQRDFTINGLMFDPFARIIYDYMGGIEDIKKAKVRTVIPASTSFQEDGARILRAIRIAARLGFSFSRETAHFVKNLSCLILRLDKSRLLMEMNYMMAYGSAEASLRLLWKFGLLELLLPIQAAYFVRTGFRRRDKRSNMLLSLFSKLDRILAPNRPCYSSLWVGILAFHKALSNKPRDPLVVAAFSLAVHNGGDIPEAINIAKNINKSHDGSFHELSEPQNLGNLTLVNEVMDLAASVKSTLSEMTDEHFVSQAMSAYPQAPFSDLPSMSVLAIPDMQGGSSRVQ; encoded by the exons ATGGCGGTTTCAGGGCTATGCTTCGCCtgcaagccacatttctcacttCGTCCTCCTCTATTTCACTGCTTTCGCAAAGTAATTCCG ATTCGATTCAGTTCCGTCGCTGCAATCGAGACGCTTGATGAATCAGTAATTCAAGGCGCTCACTTTTCTCCTGCAAAAAATG TGAATGGAGAAGGAAGCAAATTGTCACAGTGGAAGAAGCTTAATTCTCAGGATCTTGGAATTAGCACTTCAAATATTTCCAAGCCAACAAGGAAAGTTCTTAATGGGCTCAAAACAAAAG GATATGAGGTTTACCTTGTAGGAGGTTGTGTTCGGGATCTTATTTTGAAGCGAACGCCTAAGGACTTCGATATTATTACTACAGCAGAACTCAGAGAG GTGGTGAAGGCATTTTCAcggtgtgaaataattggaaggCGGTTTCCTATATGCCATGTGCACATGGATGATACAATCGTGGAG GTTTCAAGTTTTAGCACATCTGCACGGAATTTTGGTAGGGGCCTAACCTATGAAATTGAAAAGCCTGCTGGCTCTGACAAGAAGGATTTTGTTCGTTGGAGAAATTGTTTACAGCGAGACTTCACAATTAATGG GTTAATGTTTGACCCATTTGCTAGGATAATTTATGACTACATGGGAGGAATTGAAGATATTAAAAAAGCTAAA GTACGAACTGTGATTCCCGCAAGTACCTCTTTTCAAGAGGATGGTG CTCGAATACTACGTGCGATAAGAATTGCTGCCCGGTTAGGCTTCAGTTTTTCTAGGGAAACAGCTCATTTTGTCAAAAATCTATCTTGTTTGATACTGAGACTGGATAAG TCAAGGCTTCTGATGGAAATGAACTACATGATGGCATATGGTTCTGCAGAAGCATCTTTAAGATTATTGTGGAAATTTGGGCTCCTAGAACTACTTTTGCCAATTCAG GCTGCCTATTTTGTTCGCACTGGTTTCCGGAGGCGTGATAAGAGATCTAATATGCTCTTG TCATTGTTTTCAAAATTGGATAGAATTCTGGCACCTAACAGACCATGCTACAGTAGTTTATG GGTTGGAATTCTAGCATTCCATAAAGCACTTTCAAACAAACCTAGAGATCCTTTGGTTGTTGCTGCATTTAGCCTTGCTGTCCACAATGGTGGAGATATACCGGAAGCGATAAATATTGCCAAGAACATCAACAAATCACATGATGGTAGCTTTCATGAGCTATCTGAACCACAGAATCTAGGGAATCTGACATTAGTAAATGAGGTTATGGATCTTGCTGCATCTGTTAAAAGCACTTTGAGTGAGATGACGGATGAACATTTTGTCTCTCAGGCAATGTCAGCATATCCTCAAGCCCCATTTTCAGACCTG CCTTCCATGTCCGTATTGGCCATTCCTGATATGCAGGGGGGAAGTTCAAGGGTGCAGTAA
- the LOC108476514 gene encoding uncharacterized protein LOC108476514 isoform X1, protein MAVSGLCFACKPHFSLRPPLFHCFRKVIPIRFSSVAAIETLDESVIQGAHFSPAKNVNGEGSKLSQWKKLNSQDLGISTSNISKPTRKVLNGLKTKGYEVYLVGGCVRDLILKRTPKDFDIITTAELREVVKAFSRCEIIGRRFPICHVHMDDTIVEVSSFSTSARNFGRGLTYEIEKPAGSDKKDFVRWRNCLQRDFTINGLMFDPFARIIYDYMGGIEDIKKAKVRTVIPASTSFQEDGARILRAIRIAARLGFSFSRETAHFVKNLSCLILRLDKSRLLMEMNYMMAYGSAEASLRLLWKFGLLELLLPIQAAYFVRTGFRRRDKRSNMLLSLFSKLDRILAPNRPCYSSLWVGILAFHKALSNKPRDPLVVAAFSLAVHNGGDIPEAINIAKNINKSHDGSFHELSEPQNLGNLTLVNEVMDLAASVKSTLSEMTDEHFVSQAMSAYPQAPFSDLVFIPLALYLNVCKVFECVTMGAEKGFVAKQGSRIDYELLALGSLRETRHTFARVVFDTVYPLDRT, encoded by the exons ATGGCGGTTTCAGGGCTATGCTTCGCCtgcaagccacatttctcacttCGTCCTCCTCTATTTCACTGCTTTCGCAAAGTAATTCCG ATTCGATTCAGTTCCGTCGCTGCAATCGAGACGCTTGATGAATCAGTAATTCAAGGCGCTCACTTTTCTCCTGCAAAAAATG TGAATGGAGAAGGAAGCAAATTGTCACAGTGGAAGAAGCTTAATTCTCAGGATCTTGGAATTAGCACTTCAAATATTTCCAAGCCAACAAGGAAAGTTCTTAATGGGCTCAAAACAAAAG GATATGAGGTTTACCTTGTAGGAGGTTGTGTTCGGGATCTTATTTTGAAGCGAACGCCTAAGGACTTCGATATTATTACTACAGCAGAACTCAGAGAG GTGGTGAAGGCATTTTCAcggtgtgaaataattggaaggCGGTTTCCTATATGCCATGTGCACATGGATGATACAATCGTGGAG GTTTCAAGTTTTAGCACATCTGCACGGAATTTTGGTAGGGGCCTAACCTATGAAATTGAAAAGCCTGCTGGCTCTGACAAGAAGGATTTTGTTCGTTGGAGAAATTGTTTACAGCGAGACTTCACAATTAATGG GTTAATGTTTGACCCATTTGCTAGGATAATTTATGACTACATGGGAGGAATTGAAGATATTAAAAAAGCTAAA GTACGAACTGTGATTCCCGCAAGTACCTCTTTTCAAGAGGATGGTG CTCGAATACTACGTGCGATAAGAATTGCTGCCCGGTTAGGCTTCAGTTTTTCTAGGGAAACAGCTCATTTTGTCAAAAATCTATCTTGTTTGATACTGAGACTGGATAAG TCAAGGCTTCTGATGGAAATGAACTACATGATGGCATATGGTTCTGCAGAAGCATCTTTAAGATTATTGTGGAAATTTGGGCTCCTAGAACTACTTTTGCCAATTCAG GCTGCCTATTTTGTTCGCACTGGTTTCCGGAGGCGTGATAAGAGATCTAATATGCTCTTG TCATTGTTTTCAAAATTGGATAGAATTCTGGCACCTAACAGACCATGCTACAGTAGTTTATG GGTTGGAATTCTAGCATTCCATAAAGCACTTTCAAACAAACCTAGAGATCCTTTGGTTGTTGCTGCATTTAGCCTTGCTGTCCACAATGGTGGAGATATACCGGAAGCGATAAATATTGCCAAGAACATCAACAAATCACATGATGGTAGCTTTCATGAGCTATCTGAACCACAGAATCTAGGGAATCTGACATTAGTAAATGAGGTTATGGATCTTGCTGCATCTGTTAAAAGCACTTTGAGTGAGATGACGGATGAACATTTTGTCTCTCAGGCAATGTCAGCATATCCTCAAGCCCCATTTTCAGACCTG GTATTTATACCATTGGCATTGTATTTGAATGTTTGCAAGGTCTTTGAGTGTGTGACAATGGGTGCGGAGAAGGGATTTGTAGCAAAGCAAGGTAGCCGGATTGACTATGAGTTGTTAGCATTAGGAAGCCTTAGGGAAACTCGACATACATTTGCTAGGGTTGTTTTTGATACGGTATACCCTCTTGACCGAACCTAA
- the LOC108476514 gene encoding uncharacterized protein LOC108476514 isoform X5, with the protein MAVSGLCFACKPHFSLRPPLFHCFRKIRFSSVAAIETLDESVIQGAHFSPAKNVNGEGSKLSQWKKLNSQDLGISTSNISKPTRKVLNGLKTKGYEVYLVGGCVRDLILKRTPKDFDIITTAELREVVKAFSRCEIIGRRFPICHVHMDDTIVEVSSFSTSARNFGRGLTYEIEKPAGSDKKDFVRWRNCLQRDFTINGLMFDPFARIIYDYMGGIEDIKKAKVRTVIPASTSFQEDGARILRAIRIAARLGFSFSRETAHFVKNLSCLILRLDKSRLLMEMNYMMAYGSAEASLRLLWKFGLLELLLPIQAAYFVRTGFRRRDKRSNMLLSLFSKLDRILAPNRPCYSSLWVGILAFHKALSNKPRDPLVVAAFSLAVHNGGDIPEAINIAKNINKSHDGSFHELSEPQNLGNLTLVNEVMDLAASVKSTLSEMTDEHFVSQAMSAYPQAPFSDLPSMSVLAIPDMQGGSSRVQ; encoded by the exons ATGGCGGTTTCAGGGCTATGCTTCGCCtgcaagccacatttctcacttCGTCCTCCTCTATTTCACTGCTTTCGCAAA ATTCGATTCAGTTCCGTCGCTGCAATCGAGACGCTTGATGAATCAGTAATTCAAGGCGCTCACTTTTCTCCTGCAAAAAATG TGAATGGAGAAGGAAGCAAATTGTCACAGTGGAAGAAGCTTAATTCTCAGGATCTTGGAATTAGCACTTCAAATATTTCCAAGCCAACAAGGAAAGTTCTTAATGGGCTCAAAACAAAAG GATATGAGGTTTACCTTGTAGGAGGTTGTGTTCGGGATCTTATTTTGAAGCGAACGCCTAAGGACTTCGATATTATTACTACAGCAGAACTCAGAGAG GTGGTGAAGGCATTTTCAcggtgtgaaataattggaaggCGGTTTCCTATATGCCATGTGCACATGGATGATACAATCGTGGAG GTTTCAAGTTTTAGCACATCTGCACGGAATTTTGGTAGGGGCCTAACCTATGAAATTGAAAAGCCTGCTGGCTCTGACAAGAAGGATTTTGTTCGTTGGAGAAATTGTTTACAGCGAGACTTCACAATTAATGG GTTAATGTTTGACCCATTTGCTAGGATAATTTATGACTACATGGGAGGAATTGAAGATATTAAAAAAGCTAAA GTACGAACTGTGATTCCCGCAAGTACCTCTTTTCAAGAGGATGGTG CTCGAATACTACGTGCGATAAGAATTGCTGCCCGGTTAGGCTTCAGTTTTTCTAGGGAAACAGCTCATTTTGTCAAAAATCTATCTTGTTTGATACTGAGACTGGATAAG TCAAGGCTTCTGATGGAAATGAACTACATGATGGCATATGGTTCTGCAGAAGCATCTTTAAGATTATTGTGGAAATTTGGGCTCCTAGAACTACTTTTGCCAATTCAG GCTGCCTATTTTGTTCGCACTGGTTTCCGGAGGCGTGATAAGAGATCTAATATGCTCTTG TCATTGTTTTCAAAATTGGATAGAATTCTGGCACCTAACAGACCATGCTACAGTAGTTTATG GGTTGGAATTCTAGCATTCCATAAAGCACTTTCAAACAAACCTAGAGATCCTTTGGTTGTTGCTGCATTTAGCCTTGCTGTCCACAATGGTGGAGATATACCGGAAGCGATAAATATTGCCAAGAACATCAACAAATCACATGATGGTAGCTTTCATGAGCTATCTGAACCACAGAATCTAGGGAATCTGACATTAGTAAATGAGGTTATGGATCTTGCTGCATCTGTTAAAAGCACTTTGAGTGAGATGACGGATGAACATTTTGTCTCTCAGGCAATGTCAGCATATCCTCAAGCCCCATTTTCAGACCTG CCTTCCATGTCCGTATTGGCCATTCCTGATATGCAGGGGGGAAGTTCAAGGGTGCAGTAA
- the LOC108476514 gene encoding uncharacterized protein LOC108476514 isoform X3 produces the protein MAVSGLCFACKPHFSLRPPLFHCFRKVIPIRFSSVAAIETLDESVIQGAHFSPAKNVNGEGSKLSQWKKLNSQDLGISTSNISKPTRKVLNGLKTKGYEVYLVGGCVRDLILKRTPKDFDIITTAELREVVKAFSRCEIIGRRFPICHVHMDDTIVEVSSFSTSARNFGRGLTYEIEKPAGSDKKDFVRWRNCLQRDFTINGLMFDPFARIIYDYMGGIEDIKKAKVRTVIPASTSFQEDGARILRAIRIAARLGFSFSRETAHFVKNLSCLILRLDKSRLLMEMNYMMAYGSAEASLRLLWKFGLLELLLPIQAAYFVRTGFRRRDKRSNMLLSLFSKLDRILAPNRPCYSSLWVGILAFHKALSNKPRDPLVVAAFSLAVHNGGDIPEAINIAKNINKSHDGSFHELSEPQNLGNLTLVNEVMDLAASVKSTLSEMTDEHFVSQAMSAYPQAPFSDLVFECVTMGAEKGFVAKQGSRIDYELLALGSLRETRHTFARVVFDTVYPLDRT, from the exons ATGGCGGTTTCAGGGCTATGCTTCGCCtgcaagccacatttctcacttCGTCCTCCTCTATTTCACTGCTTTCGCAAAGTAATTCCG ATTCGATTCAGTTCCGTCGCTGCAATCGAGACGCTTGATGAATCAGTAATTCAAGGCGCTCACTTTTCTCCTGCAAAAAATG TGAATGGAGAAGGAAGCAAATTGTCACAGTGGAAGAAGCTTAATTCTCAGGATCTTGGAATTAGCACTTCAAATATTTCCAAGCCAACAAGGAAAGTTCTTAATGGGCTCAAAACAAAAG GATATGAGGTTTACCTTGTAGGAGGTTGTGTTCGGGATCTTATTTTGAAGCGAACGCCTAAGGACTTCGATATTATTACTACAGCAGAACTCAGAGAG GTGGTGAAGGCATTTTCAcggtgtgaaataattggaaggCGGTTTCCTATATGCCATGTGCACATGGATGATACAATCGTGGAG GTTTCAAGTTTTAGCACATCTGCACGGAATTTTGGTAGGGGCCTAACCTATGAAATTGAAAAGCCTGCTGGCTCTGACAAGAAGGATTTTGTTCGTTGGAGAAATTGTTTACAGCGAGACTTCACAATTAATGG GTTAATGTTTGACCCATTTGCTAGGATAATTTATGACTACATGGGAGGAATTGAAGATATTAAAAAAGCTAAA GTACGAACTGTGATTCCCGCAAGTACCTCTTTTCAAGAGGATGGTG CTCGAATACTACGTGCGATAAGAATTGCTGCCCGGTTAGGCTTCAGTTTTTCTAGGGAAACAGCTCATTTTGTCAAAAATCTATCTTGTTTGATACTGAGACTGGATAAG TCAAGGCTTCTGATGGAAATGAACTACATGATGGCATATGGTTCTGCAGAAGCATCTTTAAGATTATTGTGGAAATTTGGGCTCCTAGAACTACTTTTGCCAATTCAG GCTGCCTATTTTGTTCGCACTGGTTTCCGGAGGCGTGATAAGAGATCTAATATGCTCTTG TCATTGTTTTCAAAATTGGATAGAATTCTGGCACCTAACAGACCATGCTACAGTAGTTTATG GGTTGGAATTCTAGCATTCCATAAAGCACTTTCAAACAAACCTAGAGATCCTTTGGTTGTTGCTGCATTTAGCCTTGCTGTCCACAATGGTGGAGATATACCGGAAGCGATAAATATTGCCAAGAACATCAACAAATCACATGATGGTAGCTTTCATGAGCTATCTGAACCACAGAATCTAGGGAATCTGACATTAGTAAATGAGGTTATGGATCTTGCTGCATCTGTTAAAAGCACTTTGAGTGAGATGACGGATGAACATTTTGTCTCTCAGGCAATGTCAGCATATCCTCAAGCCCCATTTTCAGACCTG GTCTTTGAGTGTGTGACAATGGGTGCGGAGAAGGGATTTGTAGCAAAGCAAGGTAGCCGGATTGACTATGAGTTGTTAGCATTAGGAAGCCTTAGGGAAACTCGACATACATTTGCTAGGGTTGTTTTTGATACGGTATACCCTCTTGACCGAACCTAA